In the genome of Manis javanica isolate MJ-LG chromosome 17, MJ_LKY, whole genome shotgun sequence, one region contains:
- the SNAI3 gene encoding zinc finger protein SNAI3 isoform X1 produces MPRSFLVKTHSSHRVPNYGQLETQREINGACSACGGLVVPLLLPDRAAPSTPGDTPRPWNSTSVITHISQPPSHDEEAWGFPGPGPLEVGLADLRAGLSPSVPLTDRLKHLGLPPLLVLPTRWPPIPSPDADQTPDRLLRAERAPSAPGCSRCLHCHKAHHSPAGLARHRQLPCQLCFTCKFCDKECTSLGALKMHIRTHTLPCLCTICGKAFSRPWLLRGHIRTHTGPVHHVCLDPNSPLVMRTSVILDAGEKPYACSQCGRAFADRSNLRAHLQTHSDTRKYQCSCCAKTFSRVSLLLRHEESGCCPGP; encoded by the exons ATGCCGCGCTCGTTCCTGGTGAAAACGCACTCCAGCCACAGGGTCCCCAACTACGGGCAGCTGGAGACGCAGAGAG AAATCAATGGCGCCTGTTCTGCCTGTGGGGGGCTGGTggtgcccctcctcctcccagacaGAGCTGCCCCTTCCACACCTGGCGACACTCCCCGGCCCTGGAACAGCACCTCTGTCATCACCCACATTTCCCAGCCCCCGTCTCATGATGAGGAGGCTTGGGGCTTCCCTGGGCCAGGCCCCCTGGAAGTTGGCCTGGCAGACCTCAGGGCTGGCCTATCCCCCAGCGTGCCCCTCACAGACAGACTGAAACACCTCGGCCTGCCCCCGCTGCTGGTTCTGCCCACGCGGTGGCCCCCGATTCCATCCCCAGATGCGGACCAGACTCCAGACAGATTGCTCAGGGCCGAGCGGGCTCCCAGCGCCCCAGGGTGCTCCCGGTGCCTCCATTGCCACAAGGCCCATCACTCGCCGGCCGGGCTGGCCAGGCACCGGCAGCTGCCCTGCCAGCTCTGCTTCACCTGCAAGTTCTGTGACAAGGAGTGCACCAGCCTGGGTGCCCTCAAGATGCACATCCGCACGCACACACTGCCCTGCCTCTGCACCATCTGTGGCAAGGCCTTCTCCAGACCCTGGCTGCTGCGGGGCCACATCCGCACCCACACAG GGCCTGTGCACCATGTGTGTCTGGACCCAAATTCCCCTCTGGTTATGAGGACCTCTGTCATATTGGATGCAG GAGAGAAGCCCTATGCCTGCTCTCAGTGCGGCAGGGCCTTCGCGGACCGCTCCAACCTCCGGGCCCACCTGCAGACGCACTCTGACACCAGGAAATACCAGTGCAGCTGCTGCGCCAAGACCTTCTCCCGCGTGTCCCTCCTGCTGAGGCACGAAGAGTCCGGCTGCTGCCCCGGCCCCTGA
- the SNAI3 gene encoding zinc finger protein SNAI3 isoform X2 — translation MPRSFLVKTHSSHRVPNYGQLETQREINGACSACGGLVVPLLLPDRAAPSTPGDTPRPWNSTSVITHISQPPSHDEEAWGFPGPGPLEVGLADLRAGLSPSVPLTDRLKHLGLPPLLVLPTRWPPIPSPDADQTPDRLLRAERAPSAPGCSRCLHCHKAHHSPAGLARHRQLPCQLCFTCKFCDKECTSLGALKMHIRTHTLPCLCTICGKAFSRPWLLRGHIRTHTGEKPYACSQCGRAFADRSNLRAHLQTHSDTRKYQCSCCAKTFSRVSLLLRHEESGCCPGP, via the exons ATGCCGCGCTCGTTCCTGGTGAAAACGCACTCCAGCCACAGGGTCCCCAACTACGGGCAGCTGGAGACGCAGAGAG AAATCAATGGCGCCTGTTCTGCCTGTGGGGGGCTGGTggtgcccctcctcctcccagacaGAGCTGCCCCTTCCACACCTGGCGACACTCCCCGGCCCTGGAACAGCACCTCTGTCATCACCCACATTTCCCAGCCCCCGTCTCATGATGAGGAGGCTTGGGGCTTCCCTGGGCCAGGCCCCCTGGAAGTTGGCCTGGCAGACCTCAGGGCTGGCCTATCCCCCAGCGTGCCCCTCACAGACAGACTGAAACACCTCGGCCTGCCCCCGCTGCTGGTTCTGCCCACGCGGTGGCCCCCGATTCCATCCCCAGATGCGGACCAGACTCCAGACAGATTGCTCAGGGCCGAGCGGGCTCCCAGCGCCCCAGGGTGCTCCCGGTGCCTCCATTGCCACAAGGCCCATCACTCGCCGGCCGGGCTGGCCAGGCACCGGCAGCTGCCCTGCCAGCTCTGCTTCACCTGCAAGTTCTGTGACAAGGAGTGCACCAGCCTGGGTGCCCTCAAGATGCACATCCGCACGCACACACTGCCCTGCCTCTGCACCATCTGTGGCAAGGCCTTCTCCAGACCCTGGCTGCTGCGGGGCCACATCCGCACCCACACAG GAGAGAAGCCCTATGCCTGCTCTCAGTGCGGCAGGGCCTTCGCGGACCGCTCCAACCTCCGGGCCCACCTGCAGACGCACTCTGACACCAGGAAATACCAGTGCAGCTGCTGCGCCAAGACCTTCTCCCGCGTGTCCCTCCTGCTGAGGCACGAAGAGTCCGGCTGCTGCCCCGGCCCCTGA